The genome window TTTATATAACCACTGTCCATTTATTTTTTCAAAAGTACTTTTTTCTATAAAAGAAACATCTTGATTATCTTGTTTTAAACTTGCTTTGAATGTTACAAAATCATAACTGTCATTTGAAAGAGTTTCTATAATCTCAAGTTTTAAAAAGCTGGTTTCTTCACAAAATACTTTTATGTCTTTTTCCCATGTTTTTTTGTCATTAGTGTAATCTTTATTTTCAAAATGAGTTGTTTTACAAATATACGTTGGAAGATGTAAAACATAAGCACTAAAACGTGAACGCATGAGTTTTAAAGCAGTAGGAGCAGCACTTCCTTTATGGAAGGGTAAACAGCATTTTTTGTATTTTAAGTTACTGTTACAAGGACATGAAGCATTGATTGATATTTTCAAGGATTATCTTTATTTTTTAAGTATTGTACCTAAGTTGTGAAAAAACAATACTTAGAAAACTAAGTATTATTT of Campylobacteraceae bacterium contains these proteins:
- a CDS encoding SEC-C domain-containing protein; protein product: MKISINASCPCNSNLKYKKCCLPFHKGSAAPTALKLMRSRFSAYVLHLPTYICKTTHFENKDYTNDKKTWEKDIKVFCEETSFLKLEIIETLSNDSYDFVTFKASLKQDNQDVSFIEKSTFEKINGQWLYKDGIFLNEEKQ